Proteins encoded together in one Priestia aryabhattai window:
- a CDS encoding aspartyl-phosphate phosphatase Spo0E family protein, producing the protein MQRYRYNSMLRKALLVDIEAARELMIEIWLEEGFTSDHTILISQFVDQLLNKLEEININD; encoded by the coding sequence TTGCAAAGATACAGATACAACAGTATGTTAAGAAAGGCTCTACTTGTAGATATAGAAGCAGCGAGGGAACTTATGATTGAAATATGGTTAGAAGAAGGGTTTACTAGCGATCATACGATTTTGATTAGTCAATTTGTAGACCAGTTATTAAATAAATTAGAAGAAATTAATATAAATGATTAA